In the Helianthus annuus cultivar XRQ/B chromosome 11, HanXRQr2.0-SUNRISE, whole genome shotgun sequence genome, one interval contains:
- the LOC110888888 gene encoding uncharacterized protein LOC110888888 translates to MADLKALPKGKWFCCNDCKRINLVLKNLLAHEPETLRDDMLTIVKERQKNDSNNSESETTSNPEMKFVVLKGKNAPSEARKLLAQAVNIFHEGFHPIVDATSGREFIPSMVYGYH, encoded by the exons ATGGCTGATCTCAAG GCGTTGCCTAAAGGGAAGTGGTTCTGTTGCAACGATTGCAAGAGAATTAATTTGGTTTTGAAAAATTTGCTTGCCCATGAACCCGAAACGCTCCGTGATGATATGTTGACTATTGTTAAGGAGAGACAAAAGAACGACAGTAACAATTCAGAATCAGAAACCACTTCGAATCCGGAAATGAAGTTTGTCGTTCTTAAAGGCAAAAACGCCCCCAGTGAAGCTAGGAAACTGTTGGCACAAGCCGTCAACATTTTTCAT GAAGGGTTTCACCCCATTGTTGATGCAACTAGTGGACGCGAGTTTATTCCTTCAATGGTGTATGG ATACCACTAG